From the Spiroplasma chrysopicola DF-1 genome, one window contains:
- the gap gene encoding type I glyceraldehyde-3-phosphate dehydrogenase, whose protein sequence is MTKIAINGFGRIGRLVFRKLFEEKNVEIVAINDLTDAKTLATLLELDSAQRSWMRGKISAEEGAIIVDGKKVIVCAEKDPTQLPWGKLGVDIVIESTGRFTDQASAQLHINAGAKKVAISAPAKGEGIKTIVYNVNHGILTKDDKIISGASCTTNCLAPMAKVLDEKFGIVKGYMTTVHAVTNDQRLLDLAHDDLRRARAAFANIVPSKTGAAAAVALVLPQLKGKFDGMALRVPTITGSIVDLAVELNKNVTVEEINAAMKAAANETFGYNTQQIVSTDIIGESHGSIFDATLTKIIEVNGKQLVKVYAWYDNEMSYVSQLVRTVVHFASL, encoded by the coding sequence ATGACTAAAATTGCAATTAATGGTTTTGGGCGTATTGGTCGCTTAGTATTTAGAAAACTATTTGAAGAAAAAAATGTTGAAATCGTAGCAATTAATGATTTAACAGACGCTAAAACATTAGCAACATTACTTGAATTAGACTCAGCACAAAGATCATGAATGAGAGGAAAAATCTCAGCTGAAGAAGGTGCAATTATTGTTGATGGGAAAAAAGTTATTGTTTGTGCTGAAAAAGACCCAACACAATTACCTTGAGGGAAATTAGGAGTTGATATTGTAATTGAATCAACAGGAAGATTCACAGATCAAGCATCAGCGCAATTACATATTAATGCCGGAGCAAAAAAAGTAGCTATTTCAGCGCCAGCCAAAGGTGAAGGAATTAAAACAATTGTTTACAATGTAAACCATGGCATCTTAACAAAAGATGACAAAATTATTTCAGGGGCAAGTTGTACAACAAACTGTTTAGCACCAATGGCAAAAGTTTTAGATGAAAAATTTGGAATTGTTAAAGGATACATGACAACAGTTCATGCTGTAACAAATGACCAAAGATTATTAGACTTAGCTCATGATGACTTACGTCGTGCTCGTGCTGCTTTTGCTAATATTGTTCCAAGTAAAACTGGAGCAGCAGCAGCAGTTGCATTAGTATTACCTCAATTAAAAGGAAAATTTGATGGAATGGCATTACGTGTTCCAACAATTACAGGATCAATTGTTGACTTAGCAGTTGAATTAAACAAAAATGTAACAGTTGAAGAAATTAACGCTGCAATGAAAGCGGCTGCTAATGAAACATTTGGTTACAACACACAACAAATTGTATCAACAGATATTATTGGAGAATCACATGGTTCGATCTTTGATGCAACATTAACAAAAATTATTGAAGTAAATGGAAAACAATTAGTTAAAGTATACGCATGATATGATAATGAAATGTCATATGTATCACAATTAGTAAGAACAGTCGTTCACTTTGCATCACTTTAA
- the metG gene encoding methionine--tRNA ligase, whose translation MSKTEKLFYVTTPIYYPSAHLHIGHSYTTVLADIINRYKKLDGYETFFLTGSDEHGEKIEKKSKADGITPYEFTTKIIANFKHLWEKLGVEYNKFIRTTDHDHEKAVQKIFSKLYKKGDIYKGHYEGIYCVSCEEFLTESQLNSETSQCLVCQNVPKKVQEETYFFKVSKYSSFLVNYYNSHQGFIEPETTKNEMLNNFIYPGLTDLSVTRTSFSWGIPTIEDSKHIVYVWIDALSNYLTALGYLSDDETLFNKFWNNDNVEILQIIGKEIARFHTIYWPSMLESLGLRQPDKILSHGWILFKDAKMSKSLGNVIDPLVLIDKFGRDVLRFYLGFEIPTDNDGKFSYDLYLESYNTNLANNIGNLSSRVTNMIEKYFEGQLPAIENLDNALIHEIKITVTNFKFYMDKYNVSRAIGKVLLLCQNANRFIEFSKPWELAKNGQQAELQGVLYTLAYAIVVSAFLLQPILIDTSQKIANQFGVDLATLSFDNINDIKNIQFNKKITKGEILFQRLKIEDEITNLNK comes from the coding sequence ATGTCGAAAACAGAAAAATTATTCTATGTCACAACACCAATTTATTATCCAAGTGCTCATTTACACATTGGCCATTCATATACAACTGTTTTAGCTGATATTATTAATCGTTATAAGAAATTGGATGGTTATGAAACGTTTTTTTTAACTGGTAGTGATGAACATGGCGAAAAAATTGAAAAAAAATCAAAAGCAGATGGTATTACTCCATATGAATTTACAACAAAGATTATTGCTAATTTTAAACATTTATGAGAAAAATTAGGCGTAGAATATAATAAATTTATTCGAACAACCGATCATGATCATGAAAAAGCGGTTCAAAAAATCTTTTCAAAATTATATAAAAAAGGTGATATTTATAAGGGCCATTATGAGGGAATTTACTGTGTTAGTTGTGAAGAATTTTTAACAGAAAGTCAATTAAATAGTGAAACTAGTCAATGTTTAGTTTGCCAAAATGTGCCAAAAAAAGTTCAAGAAGAAACTTACTTTTTTAAAGTTTCAAAATATAGTAGTTTTTTAGTTAATTATTATAATAGTCATCAAGGTTTTATTGAACCAGAAACAACAAAGAATGAAATGCTTAATAATTTTATTTACCCTGGTTTAACTGATTTATCAGTCACAAGAACATCTTTTTCATGAGGGATTCCAACAATTGAAGACTCAAAACATATTGTTTATGTTTGAATTGATGCATTGTCAAATTATCTAACAGCGTTAGGTTATTTATCAGATGATGAAACATTATTTAATAAATTTTGAAATAATGATAATGTTGAAATTTTACAAATTATTGGGAAAGAAATTGCCAGATTTCATACGATTTATTGACCTAGCATGTTAGAAAGTTTAGGGTTACGTCAGCCAGACAAAATTTTATCACATGGATGAATCTTATTTAAGGATGCAAAAATGTCAAAATCATTAGGAAATGTCATTGATCCGTTAGTATTAATTGATAAATTTGGTCGGGATGTTTTAAGGTTTTATTTAGGATTTGAAATCCCAACCGATAATGATGGGAAGTTTTCTTATGATTTATATTTAGAATCTTATAATACTAATTTAGCTAATAATATTGGAAACCTATCTTCACGTGTTACTAATATGATTGAAAAATATTTTGAGGGACAATTACCAGCTATTGAAAATCTTGATAATGCTTTAATTCATGAAATAAAAATTACAGTTACTAACTTTAAATTTTATATGGACAAATATAATGTTTCACGAGCAATTGGCAAAGTATTGTTATTATGCCAAAATGCTAATCGATTTATTGAATTTAGTAAACCATGAGAATTGGCAAAAAACGGTCAACAAGCAGAATTACAAGGGGTCTTATATACTTTAGCGTATGCAATTGTTGTTAGTGCTTTTTTACTACAACCAATTTTAATTGACACAAGTCAAAAAATTGCCAATCAATTTGGGGTTGATTTAGCAACATTATCATTTGATAATATTAATGATATTAAGAATATTCAGTTTAATAAAAAAATCACAAAAGGGGAAATTCTCTTTCAACGTCTTAAAATTGAAGATGAAATTACCAATTTAAATAAATAG
- the mnmG gene encoding tRNA uridine-5-carboxymethylaminomethyl(34) synthesis enzyme MnmG codes for MEYDVIVIGAGHAGVEAALAPARMGKETLLITLNKNKIALMPCNPSIGGPAKGIAVREIDAIGGEMAKAADQTALQIKLLNSSRGPAVWALRAQSDKIEYSKYMQQVVESQPCLTVKEGTVSALVIEDNNFCCGVKLADGTIIKAKKVILTTGTYMQSLVLQGSKKISEGPDGEVTTTGLSGQLVTLGIHLFRLKTGTPARVLNTSIDYSQATEEPGSPMELAFSYSTKTFKPLAEQELCWLIHSTPLTHRIVAENLTASAMYSGNIKGAGPRYCPSFEDKITRFADKPRHQIFLEPESKQLDTIYVQGFSTSMPIDVQDKMLRSLPGFENVVVLKWAYAIEYDAVVPTQLHHTLEVKKIKNLYTAGQINGTSGYEEAACQGLMAGINASLSIDGRPPFILRRDEAYIGVLIDDLVTKGTDEPYRLLTSRAEHRLLLRNDNAEERLKHYAKEFNLLSDSQWIEYQKNLAEMQEVIEILKATTYTINSDFVKNLNAKGIKITATKVTAYELLKRPDLDLKYLEAEIEALKNLKPFLKQNLLINIRFEGYINKEKELVAKAIKLENKKIPGDLNYDLVENLALEAREKFKKIKPVSIGQANRISGITPADIQMLLFHLKKIGYGLNN; via the coding sequence ATGGAATATGATGTAATCGTTATTGGTGCTGGCCATGCGGGAGTTGAAGCAGCTTTGGCGCCCGCTCGGATGGGGAAAGAAACTTTACTAATAACGCTAAATAAAAATAAAATTGCTTTAATGCCTTGTAATCCTTCAATTGGGGGACCAGCAAAAGGAATTGCTGTGCGCGAAATTGATGCAATTGGGGGCGAAATGGCCAAAGCAGCAGATCAAACTGCTTTACAAATAAAACTATTAAATTCATCACGTGGCCCAGCTGTTTGGGCTTTACGAGCACAATCTGATAAAATTGAATATTCAAAATACATGCAACAAGTTGTTGAAAGCCAACCATGTTTAACAGTAAAAGAAGGAACTGTTAGCGCTTTGGTAATAGAAGACAATAATTTTTGTTGTGGTGTTAAATTAGCTGATGGAACTATCATTAAAGCAAAAAAAGTAATTTTAACAACTGGAACTTATATGCAATCATTAGTATTACAAGGATCAAAAAAGATTTCCGAAGGTCCAGATGGTGAAGTAACAACAACCGGTTTGTCAGGGCAATTAGTAACATTAGGGATTCACTTATTCCGTTTAAAAACAGGAACCCCAGCACGAGTTTTAAATACTTCAATTGATTATTCCCAGGCAACAGAAGAACCAGGAAGTCCGATGGAATTAGCTTTTTCTTATTCAACAAAAACATTTAAGCCGTTAGCAGAACAAGAATTGTGTTGGTTAATTCATTCAACCCCATTAACACACCGAATTGTGGCAGAAAACTTAACAGCTTCAGCAATGTATTCTGGAAACATTAAAGGGGCAGGACCGCGTTATTGCCCTAGTTTTGAAGATAAAATTACCCGTTTTGCCGATAAACCTCGTCACCAAATTTTCTTAGAACCCGAATCAAAACAGTTAGATACAATTTATGTTCAGGGGTTTTCAACTTCAATGCCAATTGATGTTCAAGATAAAATGCTCCGTTCATTACCTGGCTTTGAAAATGTTGTTGTTTTAAAATGAGCTTATGCAATTGAATATGATGCTGTTGTTCCTACACAACTGCACCATACTTTAGAGGTTAAAAAAATTAAAAACTTATATACTGCTGGGCAAATTAATGGAACAAGTGGTTATGAGGAAGCAGCTTGTCAAGGTTTAATGGCCGGAATTAACGCTAGTTTAAGTATTGATGGACGACCACCATTTATTTTACGTCGAGATGAAGCTTACATTGGTGTTTTAATTGATGATTTAGTAACAAAAGGAACAGATGAACCGTATCGTCTTTTAACTTCTCGTGCTGAACATCGTTTATTGTTACGAAATGATAATGCCGAAGAACGTTTAAAACATTATGCCAAAGAATTTAATTTACTTTCTGATTCACAATGAATAGAATACCAGAAAAATTTAGCTGAAATGCAAGAGGTTATTGAAATTTTAAAAGCAACAACTTATACAATTAATTCTGATTTTGTAAAAAATTTAAATGCAAAGGGAATTAAAATTACGGCAACAAAAGTAACGGCATATGAGTTATTAAAACGTCCAGATCTTGACTTAAAATATTTAGAAGCAGAAATTGAGGCGCTTAAAAATTTAAAACCATTTTTAAAACAAAACTTATTAATCAATATTCGTTTTGAAGGTTACATTAATAAAGAAAAAGAGTTAGTTGCTAAAGCAATCAAATTAGAAAATAAAAAGATTCCTGGGGATTTAAACTATGACTTAGTTGAAAATTTAGCATTAGAAGCCAGGGAAAAATTTAAAAAAATTAAACCAGTTTCAATTGGTCAAGCTAATCGAATTTCGGGGATTACTCCGGCTGATATTCAAATGTTATTATTTCATTTAAAAAAAATTGGGTATGGACTTAATAATTAA
- the cysS gene encoding cysteine--tRNA ligase, whose product MKVYNTLTRKNEEINQTKFNIYACGPTVYNYIHLGNARALINADLLVNVLEFQQYEVNYIQNYTDIDDKIINKALAENKTEAEISAFYIDAFEKDVTALNIRKPNKMLAISNYIDDIIAFIADLMARGAAYESNGNVYFAIDQFLLEYGKLGNKTIAELNPGERVEADSNKRNVNDFTLWKKTIVGILFDSPWGQGRPGWHTECALLIDKFFSHQTIDFHLGGIDLVFPHHENERIQYLAKNNCEITKIWLHNGHLNLEEQKMSKSLGNTILVRDFIAKYDPATLRYLFYSTNFSQPLNVTQTVIAFAQKETAKIFNILKTINLFLATNDLKCDLSIKGEFVGKALEQLNNNLNTPNVLSIINDMIKIINQQLRNNKIDLTIVGDFYNIIFNLLNFSFTLPVITPEIKGLIQEWQHAKAVQDFVKADKIRTQLVEKNIL is encoded by the coding sequence ATGAAAGTTTATAATACGTTAACGCGAAAAAATGAAGAAATTAACCAAACAAAATTTAATATTTACGCTTGTGGTCCAACAGTTTATAATTATATTCATTTAGGTAATGCACGGGCACTTATTAATGCTGATTTATTAGTTAACGTTTTAGAATTTCAACAGTATGAAGTTAATTACATCCAAAATTATACTGATATTGATGACAAAATTATTAACAAAGCGCTTGCTGAAAACAAGACAGAAGCAGAAATTAGTGCTTTTTATATTGATGCCTTTGAAAAAGACGTTACAGCATTAAATATTCGTAAACCAAATAAGATGCTAGCAATTAGTAATTATATTGATGATATTATTGCTTTTATTGCTGATTTAATGGCAAGGGGAGCAGCATATGAAAGTAATGGAAATGTCTATTTTGCAATTGACCAGTTTTTACTAGAATATGGTAAATTAGGGAATAAGACCATTGCCGAATTGAACCCGGGAGAACGAGTTGAAGCTGATTCAAATAAACGTAATGTTAATGATTTTACGCTTTGAAAAAAAACAATAGTGGGTATTTTATTTGATTCACCATGAGGGCAAGGACGCCCAGGTTGACATACAGAGTGTGCTTTATTAATTGATAAGTTTTTTAGTCATCAGACAATTGACTTTCATTTAGGGGGAATTGATTTAGTCTTTCCCCACCATGAAAATGAACGAATTCAATATTTAGCAAAAAATAATTGTGAAATTACTAAAATTTGACTTCATAATGGCCATTTAAATTTAGAAGAGCAAAAAATGAGTAAATCATTGGGCAATACGATTTTAGTCCGCGATTTTATTGCGAAATATGACCCAGCAACTTTACGTTATTTATTTTATTCTACTAATTTTTCTCAACCACTAAATGTAACCCAAACAGTTATTGCTTTTGCACAAAAAGAAACTGCGAAAATTTTTAATATTTTAAAAACCATTAATCTTTTCTTAGCAACAAATGATTTAAAATGTGATTTGAGTATCAAAGGGGAATTTGTTGGAAAAGCTTTAGAACAATTAAATAATAATTTAAATACTCCTAATGTTTTATCAATTATTAATGATATGATAAAAATTATTAATCAACAGTTACGTAATAATAAAATTGATTTAACAATTGTTGGTGATTTTTATAATATTATTTTTAACCTGTTAAATTTTAGTTTTACCTTACCAGTGATTACCCCAGAAATTAAAGGATTAATACAAGAATGACAACATGCCAAAGCTGTGCAGGATTTTGTTAAAGCTGATAAAATTCGAACACAATTAGTAGAAAAGAATATTCTTTAA
- the trmFO gene encoding methylenetetrahydrofolate--tRNA-(uracil(54)-C(5))-methyltransferase (FADH(2)-oxidizing) TrmFO: MKIKEVNIIGAGLAGCEIAYQLAKRGIKVNLYEGKTVRQNPVQKLATFAELVCSNTFRSKSKENAVGILKYELELLDSFILKMARQNQLPADDALAVDRVNFSNDITTFLKNHPLITIYEEEFLTINPREVTVIATGPLSSPSWEQQLETIIGKKNFYYYDGSAPIINKVGIDFTKVYYQNRHNQEKDYLICPMTKTEFELLHQQLVTAETVGLTSFEKYFKGCQPIEVLAKTSPKILLNGPMNPNHLAQDGHPDPYAVVQLRQDDVHDSLYNLVGWQTNLTWPEQKRIINNYIPGLSKAVIHRYGVLHKNNYINSPKLLNPYLQYKANSNIFFAGQITGVEGYLESAACGLACALNIYQYLTNQPLIQFPNETVLGALLNYVTNPKHKVLKPMKANIGLLPTINGNFSDKKTKNLAIYERAIIRIKEIVVKYHLNNN; the protein is encoded by the coding sequence ATGAAAATAAAAGAGGTTAATATAATTGGTGCTGGGCTAGCGGGGTGTGAAATTGCATATCAATTAGCAAAGCGCGGAATCAAAGTTAATTTATACGAGGGAAAAACAGTTCGCCAAAATCCAGTTCAAAAATTAGCTACATTTGCTGAGTTAGTTTGTTCGAATACTTTTCGTAGTAAGTCAAAAGAAAATGCTGTGGGAATTTTAAAGTATGAATTGGAATTATTAGATTCTTTTATTTTAAAAATGGCCAGACAAAATCAATTACCAGCTGATGATGCGTTGGCAGTTGATCGAGTTAATTTTTCAAACGATATTACAACCTTTTTAAAAAACCACCCGCTAATTACTATTTATGAAGAAGAATTCTTAACAATAAATCCGCGCGAAGTTACAGTGATTGCAACAGGGCCATTATCCTCACCAAGTTGAGAGCAACAATTAGAAACAATCATTGGGAAGAAAAATTTTTATTATTATGATGGTTCAGCACCAATTATTAACAAAGTTGGGATTGATTTTACAAAAGTTTATTATCAAAATCGCCATAATCAAGAAAAAGATTATTTGATTTGTCCAATGACCAAAACAGAATTTGAATTACTTCATCAACAATTAGTAACAGCAGAGACTGTTGGGTTAACAAGTTTTGAAAAATATTTTAAAGGATGCCAACCAATTGAAGTGCTGGCGAAAACTTCCCCAAAGATTTTATTAAATGGCCCAATGAACCCTAATCACTTAGCCCAAGATGGTCACCCCGATCCATATGCTGTTGTGCAATTGCGCCAAGATGATGTTCATGATTCATTGTATAATTTAGTCGGTTGACAAACAAATTTAACTTGGCCAGAACAAAAACGGATTATTAATAACTATATTCCTGGTTTATCAAAAGCTGTGATTCATCGTTATGGGGTATTACATAAAAATAATTATATTAATTCCCCAAAATTACTAAATCCTTATTTACAATATAAAGCTAATAGTAATATCTTTTTTGCTGGGCAAATTACTGGTGTTGAAGGTTATTTAGAGTCTGCGGCTTGTGGATTAGCTTGTGCATTAAATATTTATCAATATTTAACAAACCAGCCATTAATTCAATTCCCCAATGAAACTGTCTTAGGGGCGTTATTAAATTATGTAACAAATCCAAAGCATAAAGTTTTAAAACCAATGAAAGCAAATATCGGATTATTACCAACAATTAATGGTAATTTTAGTGATAAAAAAACAAAAAATTTAGCAATTTATGAACGGGCAATTATAAGAATAAAAGAAATTGTTGTAAAATATCATTTAAACAATAATTAA
- the rlmB gene encoding 23S rRNA (guanosine(2251)-2'-O)-methyltransferase RlmB: MKEYLYIYGINPVVESLQNDKIFVAELYVVQNGNENQTILSLAKKRFLKINYCTKEQLTKLANSSNHQNYLLAIKMPKTLTIEQLVGQSLKKDHPFLLVLDQIVDPQNFGAILRTCDMFNVDGVIILNKRQVSLTPSAVKASAGGFAHVAISEVNNLTNAIEYLKTCGFWIYATELSAKAVPVGDLKYDTPVCLIVGNEGKGVSPKLLKHADFNVYVPTTGHLDSLNVSVATAVLIYQIKMLQQEL; encoded by the coding sequence ATGAAAGAATATCTTTACATTTATGGAATCAATCCAGTTGTTGAAAGTTTACAAAATGATAAAATCTTTGTTGCGGAATTATATGTTGTTCAAAATGGTAATGAAAACCAAACAATTTTAAGCTTGGCAAAAAAACGGTTTTTGAAAATAAACTATTGTACAAAAGAACAATTAACAAAATTGGCTAATAGCAGCAATCATCAAAACTATTTGTTAGCTATTAAAATGCCAAAGACACTTACTATTGAACAATTAGTTGGACAATCGTTAAAAAAAGATCATCCATTTCTATTAGTTTTAGATCAAATTGTTGATCCCCAGAACTTTGGTGCAATTTTACGAACTTGTGATATGTTTAATGTTGATGGGGTTATTATTTTAAATAAACGCCAAGTTTCTCTAACCCCGAGTGCAGTGAAAGCTTCAGCAGGGGGATTTGCTCATGTTGCAATCAGTGAAGTTAATAATTTAACAAATGCGATTGAGTATTTAAAAACATGTGGTTTTTGAATTTATGCGACTGAGTTATCGGCAAAAGCAGTTCCAGTGGGAGATTTAAAATATGATACCCCGGTTTGTTTAATTGTTGGTAATGAAGGAAAAGGGGTTAGTCCAAAATTACTAAAACATGCTGATTTTAATGTTTATGTTCCAACAACTGGTCACTTAGATTCTTTAAATGTTTCTGTTGCAACAGCAGTTTTAATTTACCAGATTAAAATGCTTCAGCAAGAATTATAG
- the rpmG gene encoding 50S ribosomal protein L33: MREKIILVCPDCLQRNYSTFKNKTTQKERLEISKFCKTCGKHTKHKETR, translated from the coding sequence ATGCGCGAAAAAATTATTTTAGTATGTCCTGATTGTTTACAACGTAACTATTCGACATTTAAAAATAAAACAACTCAAAAAGAAAGATTAGAAATTAGTAAATTTTGTAAAACCTGTGGTAAACATACGAAACATAAGGAAACGAGGTAA
- the secE gene encoding preprotein translocase subunit SecE, which yields MVKIDNNKDFEQEVIIEEEIIEVIVDDNKARKPKTKLSKEAKKAEKVARKNAKAAQVFQRQQAAKASIHVGKKGPADLAAPDGSGKKSFFNRKTEKKKKAEKVNWKLAFREFPVKMAKEVSRIRWASKGSLGRKFLITIAFIAVFAIFYLALDQVLFNLLHVAKII from the coding sequence ATGGTAAAAATTGATAATAACAAAGATTTTGAACAAGAAGTTATTATAGAAGAAGAAATTATTGAAGTCATTGTTGATGACAATAAAGCAAGAAAGCCAAAAACAAAATTATCAAAAGAAGCGAAAAAAGCTGAAAAAGTTGCTCGAAAAAATGCCAAAGCAGCGCAAGTTTTTCAACGTCAGCAAGCTGCCAAAGCATCGATTCATGTCGGAAAAAAAGGACCAGCAGATTTAGCCGCGCCAGATGGGTCAGGGAAAAAGAGTTTTTTTAACCGAAAAACTGAGAAAAAGAAAAAAGCTGAAAAAGTTAATTGAAAATTAGCTTTCCGTGAATTTCCAGTTAAGATGGCAAAAGAAGTTAGCCGAATTCGTTGAGCAAGTAAAGGTAGTTTAGGACGCAAGTTTCTAATTACAATTGCTTTTATTGCTGTTTTTGCAATCTTTTATCTAGCCTTAGACCAAGTTCTATTTAATTTATTACATGTAGCAAAAATTATCTAA
- the nusG gene encoding transcription termination/antitermination protein NusG, with translation MLEEKTILEEQQESNNSQLETADDLMKYPGKWYVINCYSGHEDRVKDDLIQRVESLNMKDVVFDIRVVKEVVPAKKGKKPTEKNLYPGYIFINMIMNDEAWYIVRNTTGVTGFIGSSGRGTKPFPLTDHEARSMLTKSLAAKAEDKKAAKKVKKVFVANFNLNDYVKILSGPFINMEGQVTKLDNSKGIATVTLEMFGRLTPTEVEFDQCEKLG, from the coding sequence ATGTTGGAAGAAAAAACAATTTTAGAAGAACAACAAGAATCAAATAATAGCCAGTTAGAAACAGCTGATGACTTGATGAAATATCCTGGAAAATGATATGTTATTAATTGTTATTCAGGCCATGAAGACCGGGTAAAAGATGACTTAATTCAAAGAGTTGAATCATTAAATATGAAAGATGTTGTCTTCGATATTAGAGTGGTAAAAGAAGTTGTCCCAGCCAAAAAAGGGAAAAAACCAACGGAAAAAAACTTATATCCGGGGTATATTTTTATTAATATGATTATGAATGATGAAGCTTGATATATTGTCCGTAATACAACCGGTGTTACAGGATTTATTGGTTCATCAGGACGGGGGACAAAACCATTTCCATTAACAGATCATGAAGCACGCTCAATGCTAACAAAATCATTAGCAGCCAAAGCGGAAGATAAAAAAGCAGCAAAAAAAGTAAAAAAAGTTTTTGTCGCAAATTTTAATTTAAATGACTATGTTAAAATTTTGTCAGGACCATTTATCAATATGGAAGGACAAGTTACAAAATTAGATAATTCAAAAGGGATTGCAACAGTTACTCTTGAAATGTTTGGTCGTTTAACTCCAACAGAAGTTGAATTTGATCAGTGCGAAAAATTAGGTTAA
- a CDS encoding DNA-3-methyladenine glycosylase has protein sequence MINFKNRITAPTFFTPNACTVAEQLLGKYLVRVINNKRIVAKIVEVEAYDGAEDDANHGFNNRRTVRNEPLFWSGGFAHVFLIYGCHNCFNVITDQNDIPSAVLIRAGEIIIDERDPNFVPNPQLANGPGKFSRYLAIDRGLDRVDLRTSEEIYLIDNLAVPLANIIRTQRINVDYATNYKSKPYRFYIKDNKAVSKG, from the coding sequence ATGATTAATTTTAAAAACCGCATTACAGCTCCAACATTTTTTACTCCCAATGCTTGTACTGTTGCTGAACAATTATTAGGAAAGTATCTAGTTCGTGTTATTAATAATAAACGAATTGTTGCAAAAATTGTCGAAGTTGAAGCATATGATGGGGCCGAGGATGATGCTAACCACGGATTTAACAATCGTCGAACAGTCCGCAATGAACCATTATTTTGATCGGGGGGCTTTGCTCATGTTTTTTTAATTTATGGTTGTCATAATTGTTTTAATGTGATTACAGATCAAAATGATATTCCCAGCGCCGTTTTAATTCGGGCTGGGGAAATTATAATTGATGAACGAGATCCTAACTTTGTTCCAAATCCTCAATTAGCTAATGGACCGGGAAAGTTTTCTCGATATTTAGCAATTGATCGTGGCCTTGATCGTGTTGATTTAAGAACTAGTGAGGAGATTTATTTAATTGATAATCTTGCTGTTCCATTGGCAAATATTATTAGAACACAGCGAATTAATGTTGACTATGCGACGAATTATAAATCAAAACCATATCGGTTTTATATTAAAGATAACAAGGCTGTATCGAAAGGATAA
- a CDS encoding HNH endonuclease signature motif containing protein: protein MSNKKEHEEVWKTHPEFPYYEFSSLGQVRNKITKEVKELKRPKNSNYYVLRRKDEGKIKTKFLHKIMVELFIGPVPPNMTIDHINGNPRDNRVANLEIVTKKENTRRQIKMWSHPHSFYNRDLVAAHSEKRWVYNGKIYNWIEILKLLHAQGIIYYQVKWESGKNGRIGRLPNGEFIQRVKNIEKWQDENLDEF from the coding sequence GTGAGTAATAAAAAAGAACACGAAGAAGTTTGAAAAACCCATCCCGAGTTTCCCTATTATGAGTTTAGTAGTTTAGGACAAGTTAGGAATAAAATAACAAAAGAAGTTAAAGAATTAAAACGACCAAAAAATAGTAATTATTATGTTTTACGACGTAAAGATGAGGGTAAAATTAAAACAAAGTTTTTACATAAAATTATGGTTGAATTATTTATTGGTCCTGTTCCACCAAATATGACAATTGATCATATCAATGGTAATCCCCGCGATAATCGAGTCGCTAATCTTGAAATTGTTACTAAAAAAGAAAATACTCGTCGCCAAATTAAAATGTGATCACATCCCCATAGTTTTTACAATCGTGATTTAGTCGCTGCTCACAGTGAAAAGCGTTGAGTTTATAATGGTAAAATTTATAATTGAATTGAAATATTAAAATTATTACATGCCCAAGGCATCATTTATTATCAAGTAAAATGAGAAAGTGGTAAAAATGGGCGAATCGGGCGATTACCAAATGGGGAATTTATTCAACGTGTTAAAAATATTGAAAAATGACAAGATGAAAATCTTGATGAGTTTTAA